The following proteins are encoded in a genomic region of Larus michahellis chromosome W unlocalized genomic scaffold, bLarMic1.1 SUPER_W_unloc_1, whole genome shotgun sequence:
- the LOC141736630 gene encoding olfactory receptor 14A16-like: MSNDSSITHFLLLAFADTRELQLLHFCLFLGIYLAALLGNGLIITAVACDHCLHTPMYFFLLNLALLDLGYISTTVPKAMANSLWDTRAISYSGCVSQVFLFVFFLGAECALLTIMAYDRYVAICKPLHYGSLLGSRACVHMAAAAWGSGFLEAVLHTANTFSIPLCQGNGVDQFFCEIPQILKLSDSDSLREFGVLVGSACLVFGYFVFIVVSYVQIFRAVLRIPSVPGQHKAFSTCLPHLAVVSLFISTSFFSYLKPSSISSSSLDLVVTVLYSVVPPTLNSFIYSMRNRELKDAIKKLIQWTLFHQR; this comes from the coding sequence ATGTCCAACgacagctccatcacccacttcctcctcctggcattcgcagacacgcgggagctgcagctcttgcacttctgcctcttcctgggcatctacctggctgccctcctgggcaatggcctcatcatcactgccgtagcctgtgaccactgcctccacacccccatgtacttcttcctcctcaacctcgccctccttgaCTTGGGCtacatctccaccactgtccccaaagccatggccaactccctctgggacaccagggccatctcctactcgggatgtgtttcccaggtctttctctttgtcttcttCCTTGGAGCAGAGTGTGCTCTTCTCACcatcatggcctacgaccgctacgttgccatctgcaaacccctgcactatgggtccctcctgggcagcagagcttgtgtccacatggcggcagctgcctggggcagtggctttctcgaAGCTgtgctgcacacggccaatacattttcaatacctctctgccaaggaaATGgtgtggaccagttcttctgtgaaatcccccagatcctcaagctctctgACTCAGACTCTCTGAGGGAATTTGGGGTCCTTGTGGGTAGTGCATGCTTAGTCTTTgggtattttgttttcattgtggtgtcttatgtgcagatcttcagggctgtgctgaggatcccctctgtgCCGGgacagcacaaagccttttccacgtgcctccctcatcTGGCTgtggtctccctctttatcagtacttcatttttttcctacctgAAGCCATCCTCCATCTCTTCCTCATCCCTGGATTTGGTGGTGACCGTTCTGTACTCCGTGGTACCTCCAACTTTGAACTCcttcatctacagcatgaggaacaggGAGCTCAAGGACGCGATTAAGAAATTGATCCAATGGACCTTGTTCCACCAGCGGTAA